The following coding sequences lie in one Musa acuminata AAA Group cultivar baxijiao chromosome BXJ3-1, Cavendish_Baxijiao_AAA, whole genome shotgun sequence genomic window:
- the LOC135628470 gene encoding beta-1,2-xylosyltransferase XYXT1-like isoform X1 yields the protein MRPSTAASTAGRMPQRLVLVAFMGCLLMIIPCLFVAVWKPKLDSLSSPNLQLSVTTSIKIQAVRESSSISDPSGSEMVVMPISVNEDEAELTNETEIIRMPPPEEEKGRVNMTFTEAEFSNSTMDEEQKNNDNGIYPTTNVKDATKPKQEFILATGKPKAEEGTQEITSQTEGVAERKITCDLSERRSDTCVMHGDVRVLGYSSSIILSKAPQADAPGEENTWKIRPYARKWESPLMEIIRELTLKESTKPADTPQCAVHHTVPAIVFSTGGFLGNFFHDFTDVLIPLFTTARQYRGEAQFLVTNFNYGWIKKYEQILRRLSHYQIIDLDRDGRVHCFRHVHVGLLSHKELSMDPAKSPNGYSMADFREFLRSCFSLKRKSVSAGNRKPRLLMINRKGPRSFTNRREVASLARSLGYKVVVAGPEETKNLSRFARVVNSCDVMMGVHGAGLTNMLFLPTDAALVQVIPWGGLKYACGHDFGEPAPDMGIRYLEYEIKEGESSLMRQYPRSHPVFTDPLSIHKQGWNVLWSVFLNKQSVRLDVRRFKGVLQEAMNALPH from the exons ATGAGGCCTTCGACGGCAGCGTCAACCGCCGGGCGAATGCCCCAAAGGCTTGTCCTCGTTGCGTTCATGGGGTGCCTGCTCATGATCATCCCCTGCTTATTCGTTGCAGTGTGGAAGCCAAAGTTGGACTCTCTCTCGTCTC CAAATCTGCAGCTATCCGTGACGACCAGCATAAAAATACAAGCCGTCCGAGAGAGTTCCAGCATCTCCGATCCGTCCG GTAGTGAAATGGTGGTGATGCCAATTTCTGTCAATGAGGATGAAGCAGAGTTAACCAATG AAACTGAGATCATAAGGATGCCTCCTcctgaagaagagaagggaagagtaaATATGACATTCACAG AGGCTGAATTCTCAAACTCAACCATGGATGAAGAGCAGAAGAATAATGATAATGGAATTTACCCTACAACAAATGTCAAAGATGCAACAAAGCCTAAACAAG AATTTATCTTAGCAACAGGGAAACCTAAAGCAGAAGAAGGAACACAAGAAATTACCTCACAGACTG AGGGAGTTGCAGAGAGAAAGATAACCTGTGATCTATCCGAGCGTCGATCCGATACTTGTGTCATGCATGGTgatgtgagagttcttggataCTCGTCTTCGATCATCTTGTCCAAAGCACCACAAGCAGATGCTCCCGGAGAAGAGAATACTTGGAAGATCAGACCGTATGCTAGAAAATGGGAGTCCCCATTGATGGAAATTATCAGAGAACTCACCCTCAAAGAATCCACAAAGCCAGCTGATACCCCCCAGTGCGCAGTTCATCACACGGTCCCTGCCATCGTCTTCTCCACCGGCGGATTCCTTGGCAACTTCTTCCATGACTTCACTGATGTGCTGATCCCCCTCTTCACGACCGCACGTCAGTACAGAGGAGAAGCCCAGTTCTTGGTGACCAACTTCAACTACGGCTGGATCAAGAAGTATGAGCAGATTCTACGACGGCTTTCGCATTACCAAATCATCGATCTGGATCGAGACGGCAGGGTGCATTGCTTTCGACATGTTCATGTCGGTCTCTTGAGCCACAAGGAGTTGAGCATGGATCCTGCCAAGTCTCCAAATGGCTACTCCATGGCAGACTTCAGGGAGTTCTTGAGGTCATGCTTCTCTCTGAAGAGGAAGTCCGTCAGCGCCGGCAACAGGAAGCCGAGACTGCTGATGATCAACAGAAAGGGGCCGAGGTCCTTCACCAACAGAAGGGAAGTGGCGTCGCTGGCACGAAGCTTGGGCTACAAAGTGGTGGTCGCCGGCCCTGAGGAGACGAAGAACCTGTCGAGGTTTGCACGCGTGGTCAACTCCTGCGACGTGATGATGGGCGTGCACGGCGCAGGGCTGACCAACATGCTCTTCCTGCCCACCGACGCAGCGCTGGTGCAGGTAATCCCATGGGGCGGGTTGAAGTACGCCTGCGGCCATGACTTCGGAGAGCCTGCACCGGACATGGGAATCAGGTACTTGGAGTATGAGATCAAAGAAGGCGAGAGCTCACTGATGCGGCAGTACCCGAGAAGCCATCCAGTGTTCACAGATCCTCTTTCGATTCACAAACAAGGTTGGAATGTCCTCTGGTCCGTCTTCCTCAACAAACAGAGTGTGAGGCTCGATGTCAGAAGGTTCAAAGGCGTCCTGCAAGAAGCCATGAACGCACTGCCTCATTAG
- the LOC135628470 gene encoding alpha-1,3-arabinosyltransferase XAT3-like isoform X2 encodes MRPSTAASTAGRMPQRLVLVAFMGCLLMIIPCLFVAVWKPKLDSLSSPNLQLSVTTSIKIQAVRESSSISDPSGSEMVVMPISVNEDEAELTNETEIIRMPPPEEEKGRVNMTFTEFILATGKPKAEEGTQEITSQTEGVAERKITCDLSERRSDTCVMHGDVRVLGYSSSIILSKAPQADAPGEENTWKIRPYARKWESPLMEIIRELTLKESTKPADTPQCAVHHTVPAIVFSTGGFLGNFFHDFTDVLIPLFTTARQYRGEAQFLVTNFNYGWIKKYEQILRRLSHYQIIDLDRDGRVHCFRHVHVGLLSHKELSMDPAKSPNGYSMADFREFLRSCFSLKRKSVSAGNRKPRLLMINRKGPRSFTNRREVASLARSLGYKVVVAGPEETKNLSRFARVVNSCDVMMGVHGAGLTNMLFLPTDAALVQVIPWGGLKYACGHDFGEPAPDMGIRYLEYEIKEGESSLMRQYPRSHPVFTDPLSIHKQGWNVLWSVFLNKQSVRLDVRRFKGVLQEAMNALPH; translated from the exons ATGAGGCCTTCGACGGCAGCGTCAACCGCCGGGCGAATGCCCCAAAGGCTTGTCCTCGTTGCGTTCATGGGGTGCCTGCTCATGATCATCCCCTGCTTATTCGTTGCAGTGTGGAAGCCAAAGTTGGACTCTCTCTCGTCTC CAAATCTGCAGCTATCCGTGACGACCAGCATAAAAATACAAGCCGTCCGAGAGAGTTCCAGCATCTCCGATCCGTCCG GTAGTGAAATGGTGGTGATGCCAATTTCTGTCAATGAGGATGAAGCAGAGTTAACCAATG AAACTGAGATCATAAGGATGCCTCCTcctgaagaagagaagggaagagtaaATATGACATTCACAG AATTTATCTTAGCAACAGGGAAACCTAAAGCAGAAGAAGGAACACAAGAAATTACCTCACAGACTG AGGGAGTTGCAGAGAGAAAGATAACCTGTGATCTATCCGAGCGTCGATCCGATACTTGTGTCATGCATGGTgatgtgagagttcttggataCTCGTCTTCGATCATCTTGTCCAAAGCACCACAAGCAGATGCTCCCGGAGAAGAGAATACTTGGAAGATCAGACCGTATGCTAGAAAATGGGAGTCCCCATTGATGGAAATTATCAGAGAACTCACCCTCAAAGAATCCACAAAGCCAGCTGATACCCCCCAGTGCGCAGTTCATCACACGGTCCCTGCCATCGTCTTCTCCACCGGCGGATTCCTTGGCAACTTCTTCCATGACTTCACTGATGTGCTGATCCCCCTCTTCACGACCGCACGTCAGTACAGAGGAGAAGCCCAGTTCTTGGTGACCAACTTCAACTACGGCTGGATCAAGAAGTATGAGCAGATTCTACGACGGCTTTCGCATTACCAAATCATCGATCTGGATCGAGACGGCAGGGTGCATTGCTTTCGACATGTTCATGTCGGTCTCTTGAGCCACAAGGAGTTGAGCATGGATCCTGCCAAGTCTCCAAATGGCTACTCCATGGCAGACTTCAGGGAGTTCTTGAGGTCATGCTTCTCTCTGAAGAGGAAGTCCGTCAGCGCCGGCAACAGGAAGCCGAGACTGCTGATGATCAACAGAAAGGGGCCGAGGTCCTTCACCAACAGAAGGGAAGTGGCGTCGCTGGCACGAAGCTTGGGCTACAAAGTGGTGGTCGCCGGCCCTGAGGAGACGAAGAACCTGTCGAGGTTTGCACGCGTGGTCAACTCCTGCGACGTGATGATGGGCGTGCACGGCGCAGGGCTGACCAACATGCTCTTCCTGCCCACCGACGCAGCGCTGGTGCAGGTAATCCCATGGGGCGGGTTGAAGTACGCCTGCGGCCATGACTTCGGAGAGCCTGCACCGGACATGGGAATCAGGTACTTGGAGTATGAGATCAAAGAAGGCGAGAGCTCACTGATGCGGCAGTACCCGAGAAGCCATCCAGTGTTCACAGATCCTCTTTCGATTCACAAACAAGGTTGGAATGTCCTCTGGTCCGTCTTCCTCAACAAACAGAGTGTGAGGCTCGATGTCAGAAGGTTCAAAGGCGTCCTGCAAGAAGCCATGAACGCACTGCCTCATTAG
- the LOC135628470 gene encoding alpha-1,3-arabinosyltransferase XAT3-like isoform X3 has product MPPPEEEKGRVNMTFTEAEFSNSTMDEEQKNNDNGIYPTTNVKDATKPKQEFILATGKPKAEEGTQEITSQTEGVAERKITCDLSERRSDTCVMHGDVRVLGYSSSIILSKAPQADAPGEENTWKIRPYARKWESPLMEIIRELTLKESTKPADTPQCAVHHTVPAIVFSTGGFLGNFFHDFTDVLIPLFTTARQYRGEAQFLVTNFNYGWIKKYEQILRRLSHYQIIDLDRDGRVHCFRHVHVGLLSHKELSMDPAKSPNGYSMADFREFLRSCFSLKRKSVSAGNRKPRLLMINRKGPRSFTNRREVASLARSLGYKVVVAGPEETKNLSRFARVVNSCDVMMGVHGAGLTNMLFLPTDAALVQVIPWGGLKYACGHDFGEPAPDMGIRYLEYEIKEGESSLMRQYPRSHPVFTDPLSIHKQGWNVLWSVFLNKQSVRLDVRRFKGVLQEAMNALPH; this is encoded by the exons ATGCCTCCTcctgaagaagagaagggaagagtaaATATGACATTCACAG AGGCTGAATTCTCAAACTCAACCATGGATGAAGAGCAGAAGAATAATGATAATGGAATTTACCCTACAACAAATGTCAAAGATGCAACAAAGCCTAAACAAG AATTTATCTTAGCAACAGGGAAACCTAAAGCAGAAGAAGGAACACAAGAAATTACCTCACAGACTG AGGGAGTTGCAGAGAGAAAGATAACCTGTGATCTATCCGAGCGTCGATCCGATACTTGTGTCATGCATGGTgatgtgagagttcttggataCTCGTCTTCGATCATCTTGTCCAAAGCACCACAAGCAGATGCTCCCGGAGAAGAGAATACTTGGAAGATCAGACCGTATGCTAGAAAATGGGAGTCCCCATTGATGGAAATTATCAGAGAACTCACCCTCAAAGAATCCACAAAGCCAGCTGATACCCCCCAGTGCGCAGTTCATCACACGGTCCCTGCCATCGTCTTCTCCACCGGCGGATTCCTTGGCAACTTCTTCCATGACTTCACTGATGTGCTGATCCCCCTCTTCACGACCGCACGTCAGTACAGAGGAGAAGCCCAGTTCTTGGTGACCAACTTCAACTACGGCTGGATCAAGAAGTATGAGCAGATTCTACGACGGCTTTCGCATTACCAAATCATCGATCTGGATCGAGACGGCAGGGTGCATTGCTTTCGACATGTTCATGTCGGTCTCTTGAGCCACAAGGAGTTGAGCATGGATCCTGCCAAGTCTCCAAATGGCTACTCCATGGCAGACTTCAGGGAGTTCTTGAGGTCATGCTTCTCTCTGAAGAGGAAGTCCGTCAGCGCCGGCAACAGGAAGCCGAGACTGCTGATGATCAACAGAAAGGGGCCGAGGTCCTTCACCAACAGAAGGGAAGTGGCGTCGCTGGCACGAAGCTTGGGCTACAAAGTGGTGGTCGCCGGCCCTGAGGAGACGAAGAACCTGTCGAGGTTTGCACGCGTGGTCAACTCCTGCGACGTGATGATGGGCGTGCACGGCGCAGGGCTGACCAACATGCTCTTCCTGCCCACCGACGCAGCGCTGGTGCAGGTAATCCCATGGGGCGGGTTGAAGTACGCCTGCGGCCATGACTTCGGAGAGCCTGCACCGGACATGGGAATCAGGTACTTGGAGTATGAGATCAAAGAAGGCGAGAGCTCACTGATGCGGCAGTACCCGAGAAGCCATCCAGTGTTCACAGATCCTCTTTCGATTCACAAACAAGGTTGGAATGTCCTCTGGTCCGTCTTCCTCAACAAACAGAGTGTGAGGCTCGATGTCAGAAGGTTCAAAGGCGTCCTGCAAGAAGCCATGAACGCACTGCCTCATTAG
- the LOC103990136 gene encoding sulfhydryl oxidase 1 isoform X1: protein MRLGYGTFFLSFLLLILRMPAGEALRSVGDGTDLRTYLPDATVELNSSNFDSVLKESPASFAIVEFFAHWCPACRNYKPHYEKVARLFNGPDAVHPGIILMTRVDCAMKINANLCDRFSVGYYPMLLWGPSVKFVAGKWDPKQEKSEIQSIDDGRTADRLLNWINKKMGSSFSFDDERYENENTLPTNVSDPEQIARAIYDVEEATALAFEIIIQHKMIKSSTQAPLIKFFQILATHHPSKRCRRGIAEILLNFDDLWPSGPLSISSEEASILQEQDVLKSYSICGKEVPRHYWLNFELHLVNHNKPEKKLTIFCRGSKNDTRGFSCGLWVLFHSLSVRVGDGESQSVFTAICDFIQNFFVCDDCRRHFHEMSTSVSLPFNTTRNLSMWLWRAHNKVNERLNKEEKALGTGDPRFPKIIWPPKQLCRSCYVSSSRKRRSNMKIYWNEDEVYKFLVRYYGRTLASSHNDATLSSKYDESYDITTSTNAVAVPVGAALAIAVASCTFGALACFWRAQQKNRKYTHQLHSFKDI from the exons ATGCGTCTCGGCTATGGaacattctttctttcttttctgcttCTCATCCTGCGCATGCCTGCAGGTGAAGCCCTCCGATCTGTCGGTGACGGCACCGATCTCCGCACCTACCTCCCCGACGCCACCGTGGAGCTCAACAGCTCCAATTTCGATAGCGTTCTCAAGGAATCGCCGGCGAGTTTCGCCATCGTCGAGTTCTTCGCTCACTG GTGTCCTGCTTGCAGAAACTATAAG CCTCACTATGAAAAGGTTGCAAGGCTTTTCAATGGACCAGATGCAGTGCATCCTGGGATTATACTCATGACACGGGTTGATTGTGCAATGAAG ATAAATGCAAATCTTTGTGATAGATTTTCAGTTGGTTACTATCCCATGTTATTGTGGGGTCCTTCAGTTAAATTTGTGGCTGGTAAATGGGACCCTAAGCAAGAGAAAAGTGAgatacaatcaattgatgatggacggACTGCAGATCGACTACTCAATTGGATAAACAAAAAAATGGGCAG TTCATTTAGCTTTGATGATGAAAGATATGAAAATGAAAACACACTTCCAACAAATGTCTCTGATCCTGAACAG ATTGCACGAGCAATTTATGATGTTGAGGAAGCAACAGCCTTAGCTTTCGAGATAATCATACAACACAAA ATGATCAAGTCAAGTACTCAAGCACCACTGATAaaattttttcagattttggcaACACATCATCCTTCAAAAAG GTGTCGGAGAGGAATTGCTGAGATACTTCTCAATTTCGATGACCTGTGGCCTTCCGGTCCGCTCTCAATCAGTTCAGAAGAGGCTTCCATATTACAGGAACAGGATGTACTTAAATCCTATTCAATCTGTGGCAAGGAGGTTCCTCGTCATTATTGG CTTAATTTTGAACTGCACTTGGTGAATCATAATAAACCAGAGAAGAAATTAACT ATATTTTGTCGTGGGAGCAAAAACGATACGAGAGGCTTCAG CTGTGGCCTATGGGTTCTGTTCCACTCCCTGTCCGTCAGGGTTGGAGATGGAGAGAGCCAATCGGTTTTCACAGCAATATGTGATTTTATCCAGAACTTTTTTGTCTGCGACGACTGCCGTAGGCATTTTCATGAGATGTCTACAAG TGTCTCGTTACCATTTAACACAACTCGCAACCTTAGCATGTGGCTATGGAGGGCACATAATAAAGTCAACGAGAGACTCAACAAAGAGGAAAAGGCATTAGGCACAGGTGATCCACGATTTCCGAAGATCATATGGCCCCCGAAGCAGCTCTGTCGGTCGTGTTATGTATCTTCAAGCAGGAAAAGACGCAGCAACATGAAAATATACTGGAATGAGGATGAGGTGTACAAATTTCTGGTCAGATATTACGGGAGGACCCTTGCATCTTCTCACAATGATGCAACTTTGAGTAGCAAGTACGATGAATCCTACGACATCACCACCTCAACTAATGCAGTTGCGGTACCCGTTGGGGCTGCATTGGCCATCGCGGTTGCTAGCTGTACATTTGGAGCATTAGCTTGCTTTTGGAGAGCCCAGCAGAAGAATAGGAAGTACACACACCAACTTCATTCTTTCAAGGACATATGA
- the LOC103990136 gene encoding sulfhydryl oxidase 1 isoform X2: MRLGYGTFFLSFLLLILRMPAGEALRSVGDGTDLRTYLPDATVELNSSNFDSVLKESPASFAIVEFFAHWCPACRNYKPHYEKVARLFNGPDAVHPGIILMTRVDCAMKINANLCDRFSVGYYPMLLWGPSVKFVAGKWDPKQEKSEIQSIDDGRTADRLLNWINKKMGSSFSFDDERYENENTLPTNVSDPEQIARAIYDVEEATALAFEIIIQHKMIKSSTQAPLIKFFQILATHHPSKRCRRGIAEILLNFDDLWPSGPLSISSEEASILQEQDVLKSYSICGKEVPRHYWIFCRGSKNDTRGFSCGLWVLFHSLSVRVGDGESQSVFTAICDFIQNFFVCDDCRRHFHEMSTSVSLPFNTTRNLSMWLWRAHNKVNERLNKEEKALGTGDPRFPKIIWPPKQLCRSCYVSSSRKRRSNMKIYWNEDEVYKFLVRYYGRTLASSHNDATLSSKYDESYDITTSTNAVAVPVGAALAIAVASCTFGALACFWRAQQKNRKYTHQLHSFKDI, encoded by the exons ATGCGTCTCGGCTATGGaacattctttctttcttttctgcttCTCATCCTGCGCATGCCTGCAGGTGAAGCCCTCCGATCTGTCGGTGACGGCACCGATCTCCGCACCTACCTCCCCGACGCCACCGTGGAGCTCAACAGCTCCAATTTCGATAGCGTTCTCAAGGAATCGCCGGCGAGTTTCGCCATCGTCGAGTTCTTCGCTCACTG GTGTCCTGCTTGCAGAAACTATAAG CCTCACTATGAAAAGGTTGCAAGGCTTTTCAATGGACCAGATGCAGTGCATCCTGGGATTATACTCATGACACGGGTTGATTGTGCAATGAAG ATAAATGCAAATCTTTGTGATAGATTTTCAGTTGGTTACTATCCCATGTTATTGTGGGGTCCTTCAGTTAAATTTGTGGCTGGTAAATGGGACCCTAAGCAAGAGAAAAGTGAgatacaatcaattgatgatggacggACTGCAGATCGACTACTCAATTGGATAAACAAAAAAATGGGCAG TTCATTTAGCTTTGATGATGAAAGATATGAAAATGAAAACACACTTCCAACAAATGTCTCTGATCCTGAACAG ATTGCACGAGCAATTTATGATGTTGAGGAAGCAACAGCCTTAGCTTTCGAGATAATCATACAACACAAA ATGATCAAGTCAAGTACTCAAGCACCACTGATAaaattttttcagattttggcaACACATCATCCTTCAAAAAG GTGTCGGAGAGGAATTGCTGAGATACTTCTCAATTTCGATGACCTGTGGCCTTCCGGTCCGCTCTCAATCAGTTCAGAAGAGGCTTCCATATTACAGGAACAGGATGTACTTAAATCCTATTCAATCTGTGGCAAGGAGGTTCCTCGTCATTATTGG ATATTTTGTCGTGGGAGCAAAAACGATACGAGAGGCTTCAG CTGTGGCCTATGGGTTCTGTTCCACTCCCTGTCCGTCAGGGTTGGAGATGGAGAGAGCCAATCGGTTTTCACAGCAATATGTGATTTTATCCAGAACTTTTTTGTCTGCGACGACTGCCGTAGGCATTTTCATGAGATGTCTACAAG TGTCTCGTTACCATTTAACACAACTCGCAACCTTAGCATGTGGCTATGGAGGGCACATAATAAAGTCAACGAGAGACTCAACAAAGAGGAAAAGGCATTAGGCACAGGTGATCCACGATTTCCGAAGATCATATGGCCCCCGAAGCAGCTCTGTCGGTCGTGTTATGTATCTTCAAGCAGGAAAAGACGCAGCAACATGAAAATATACTGGAATGAGGATGAGGTGTACAAATTTCTGGTCAGATATTACGGGAGGACCCTTGCATCTTCTCACAATGATGCAACTTTGAGTAGCAAGTACGATGAATCCTACGACATCACCACCTCAACTAATGCAGTTGCGGTACCCGTTGGGGCTGCATTGGCCATCGCGGTTGCTAGCTGTACATTTGGAGCATTAGCTTGCTTTTGGAGAGCCCAGCAGAAGAATAGGAAGTACACACACCAACTTCATTCTTTCAAGGACATATGA
- the LOC103990136 gene encoding sulfhydryl oxidase 1 isoform X3, producing the protein MCVPLSDSPHEYGRACTYVSTMYRHIYMCPACRNYKPHYEKVARLFNGPDAVHPGIILMTRVDCAMKINANLCDRFSVGYYPMLLWGPSVKFVAGKWDPKQEKSEIQSIDDGRTADRLLNWINKKMGSSFSFDDERYENENTLPTNVSDPEQIARAIYDVEEATALAFEIIIQHKMIKSSTQAPLIKFFQILATHHPSKRCRRGIAEILLNFDDLWPSGPLSISSEEASILQEQDVLKSYSICGKEVPRHYWLNFELHLVNHNKPEKKLTIFCRGSKNDTRGFSCGLWVLFHSLSVRVGDGESQSVFTAICDFIQNFFVCDDCRRHFHEMSTSVSLPFNTTRNLSMWLWRAHNKVNERLNKEEKALGTGDPRFPKIIWPPKQLCRSCYVSSSRKRRSNMKIYWNEDEVYKFLVRYYGRTLASSHNDATLSSKYDESYDITTSTNAVAVPVGAALAIAVASCTFGALACFWRAQQKNRKYTHQLHSFKDI; encoded by the exons ATGTGCGTGCCCTTATCAGACAGCCCACATGAATATGGAAGAGCGTGCACGTATGTGTCTACTATGTACAGgcacatatacat GTGTCCTGCTTGCAGAAACTATAAG CCTCACTATGAAAAGGTTGCAAGGCTTTTCAATGGACCAGATGCAGTGCATCCTGGGATTATACTCATGACACGGGTTGATTGTGCAATGAAG ATAAATGCAAATCTTTGTGATAGATTTTCAGTTGGTTACTATCCCATGTTATTGTGGGGTCCTTCAGTTAAATTTGTGGCTGGTAAATGGGACCCTAAGCAAGAGAAAAGTGAgatacaatcaattgatgatggacggACTGCAGATCGACTACTCAATTGGATAAACAAAAAAATGGGCAG TTCATTTAGCTTTGATGATGAAAGATATGAAAATGAAAACACACTTCCAACAAATGTCTCTGATCCTGAACAG ATTGCACGAGCAATTTATGATGTTGAGGAAGCAACAGCCTTAGCTTTCGAGATAATCATACAACACAAA ATGATCAAGTCAAGTACTCAAGCACCACTGATAaaattttttcagattttggcaACACATCATCCTTCAAAAAG GTGTCGGAGAGGAATTGCTGAGATACTTCTCAATTTCGATGACCTGTGGCCTTCCGGTCCGCTCTCAATCAGTTCAGAAGAGGCTTCCATATTACAGGAACAGGATGTACTTAAATCCTATTCAATCTGTGGCAAGGAGGTTCCTCGTCATTATTGG CTTAATTTTGAACTGCACTTGGTGAATCATAATAAACCAGAGAAGAAATTAACT ATATTTTGTCGTGGGAGCAAAAACGATACGAGAGGCTTCAG CTGTGGCCTATGGGTTCTGTTCCACTCCCTGTCCGTCAGGGTTGGAGATGGAGAGAGCCAATCGGTTTTCACAGCAATATGTGATTTTATCCAGAACTTTTTTGTCTGCGACGACTGCCGTAGGCATTTTCATGAGATGTCTACAAG TGTCTCGTTACCATTTAACACAACTCGCAACCTTAGCATGTGGCTATGGAGGGCACATAATAAAGTCAACGAGAGACTCAACAAAGAGGAAAAGGCATTAGGCACAGGTGATCCACGATTTCCGAAGATCATATGGCCCCCGAAGCAGCTCTGTCGGTCGTGTTATGTATCTTCAAGCAGGAAAAGACGCAGCAACATGAAAATATACTGGAATGAGGATGAGGTGTACAAATTTCTGGTCAGATATTACGGGAGGACCCTTGCATCTTCTCACAATGATGCAACTTTGAGTAGCAAGTACGATGAATCCTACGACATCACCACCTCAACTAATGCAGTTGCGGTACCCGTTGGGGCTGCATTGGCCATCGCGGTTGCTAGCTGTACATTTGGAGCATTAGCTTGCTTTTGGAGAGCCCAGCAGAAGAATAGGAAGTACACACACCAACTTCATTCTTTCAAGGACATATGA